The genomic segment AGCGTTCAACTTCAGTGCTTTCAGTGTAGTTGTCCATTGATGGAGGTAGCAGGCGTTGGAAAACACTGCTCATTTCAGTGAGGAGGGAAGATGTGCAGGCTTCTTCCTCATGCTGAGACTCCTTGCCAAATGTAGAGAAACTTTTTTTCTTCTCATTCTGATCAGTAGGAAGCACATCATCCTCAAGAAGAGGACCCTGTTGTGTCTGCTGCTGGTTTTGTGGCTGTGTCTGCTGGAGAGGTTGGACTTCTTCACCAGGGATGAACATGTTATTCCTGTAGTCTGCAGAAGGAGAGGGAAGAGGGGGCATCCAGCACTGATCGGAATGTCCTAGAACCCTGCATTCGTCTGTACAGTATCTCATAACTGtaagaaatgaaaagaaaaacatAATAAATCACTCGGTGGCTCAAACGGTGCTATACATTTATACAGATGCTTGGACTGGCCACAGAAACCGGCTGTTTCTTCTGTAGAGAAGATCATGATATGCCATTTTCTCATTATTGCAACAGGAGGCACACTCTGCCCTCATACATATATTCCCAGACAAAGACTTTGCAAAACCTATGCTAAGGATCTCATAAATTCATCTCTACCCTGACAGGACCTGTTACAGTAGCATTAAAAGGTAATGTTTTTTTCTGCCTTACTGCCCAAATCTCATTATTACATTTCCTACAAACGatccaattttctttttttagacATCCAGTATTTTTTGTGCCTTTTAAAAACACAGCTGCCCATACCACCCTGGTGAATAAAGAGGATGAAAGAGTACAGGCAGTAAGGGGTTAACCAGTACGAGAGTGATatttattggggataaaaagaagagagaaaaaaataacccAGGTGTATTTGGATGAAACTAACAGACACCATGGTCACATTACTAAAGCAGTGCACTGGGAAGGATGAAAAGGCACGAGAAAACAATACAAGGGGACAGATGGCCTGGCTGAAATACAGCATACGACCACATTGAACATAGGTTCCATCTGCGGGACCCTTACAACTAAggacagcaggagctgggggctgtGTGGAGGGAGTGCTGTCACTATCTGTGGGGGAGGGCCCCCAACTCATTGTTCTCTAAGAAACTCCTTTGCACTTAGCTGACATTTTTAAATAGATTAGTAACCCCCCCCCCATGATACCTAACTTGTGTGGTGCTACACTAGCTGCTGTTAGCCTAATAAAAGAGCACTGTTTAGTACATAACCAAAAAGGGTGAACCATGCTTGTGCAGGATGACCTTGGGAGGACACGGTCCTGCTGATGGTGAGCATTCAGCAAAATAATCTGTACACGCTTCACAAAGAAAGGTTTTTTTTCTTCTGCAATCACACGACTCTCATGGTCTGGCCAAACCCTCAGTTCCTAGGATTGGGAAGATTCGCTAAGACTTTCTGCTGCTTTGTGAACAAGTATTgattgttcacacacacagaaacattgATTCTCCACCCAGTCCCTGAGACATTATATGATCTTTCTGCTATTACATTACGGCTAGTATGGCTTATACACAATAAGGACAGATGACTCTTCATGGTGTTTGCAGTCTGCTGCTAGAGATGAACCAGCCTGTTACACAAGGTCTGCATCATAACGTGGAGGACAAAACCTCCTCATCATCACATCAACTAGGCTTTTTTGACCATCACATGATGTGCATCTCAAGAGTTTGCAAAATGAGACAGATTCCATGACATCCTCTAGTCCTACATGACAATTTGGAGGTGACACATTTATTTGTAATATTTGGGGAGAATGTAAGAGTTTTTCATAGTTTAATGTTTTCCATGAAATGGTTAAGTAATGATTAATTTCCCGGaatttttagatgtttttttccCTAACCACTGACACTGATAGGTTACCTCCCCTGGCCTAGCCTTTCAGCATAAATTCACATGGAAATGAAACCTACCGTTTAGCTAAAACTGCTTTTGCTTTGGGCAAAATGCTCAATATTGTGTCTGTCTCATCTCTACCAGCTGTGCTCTGTAGCTGCAAGCAAGCAGCGCCAGGCAGGAGAAAGCCGAGAGTTTAAAGGTTCCTttgtgttttatgtatgtttgtgTTACATTGTATCCCTTCGGTATCAATCAGACAGGCAGCAAATGGATTAGACAGGAGACATCACCAAGCCTACCTGGAGGCATTCTATGCCCATCAGTAAGGAAAAGTTCACTGAATCCTTCGCCCAGAAGTCTGTCAATTGGAGAATCTCTGCCCAGGTCATAATCACTGTCTCCTGCTTCACTATCACCACGACCACTGTCTTTCAGACTAAATTTATCCATGTCTTGAAGGGCATACCTGCAGAACAGTATAAAACATGTAAGTATAATTTTATCTCCAACCAATGTAGGTGTAAACCTGCAGAGCTATTTAGTATCTCACCTGTAGCTTCTAGAATACTTGTTTCCTCGAAAGCTTGGTCTTGGCTGGTACTGTCCCTGGTGAAGCATGGAGAGCAGTTGGGATACCTGCCAACAGAcatgaagacaaaaaaaaaacattattacaGTCTATTAGGTGGTAAGACAATAGACAGCTTATGTAGTAAATCTCCTGTTTTACACAAAAGTAAGATGATTGAATGGTTCTGCTATATATGGTTTAGACTACCAGGAGAAAAGGGTTGAGAACTCTCAAAATCTGTACCAAAAGTTGCAAATTAAACTAAAACTACCAATTACTGTAAAGTATAGCTAAGGGCTAAGACAGAGAAGGAAAGAGAGAGTGAATAAAAAGAGAGGAGAGGAATTGTTATATGAGTATATAAGAGGTCCTATTTACCTCAACAGCTGGAGTAGCATGGGTCAATTCCAGAGAGAAGGTATCTGGTACATGATTAGATGAGATTGTCATTAGACTGTTGAGAGACTGGCGACTATGATGACTTTGCCTGCTGCTCATCTGGCCACGTTCCAAGGTAGGAGAAGGTGATGGAGATGACCTGTGATGGGATCTGATAGGAAGGGTCCCATTCATAGTAGGCACTAATGTAATGTCCCCTTTGTGGATTTGTCTTGAAGGCCTCTTTGGATGATGCTGATAAGTTGACTCTGCCACCCTGCAGTTGTATGATCTGTTGTCCTTCTTGTCTCTGTTACACCTTGTTGCAAAAATAACCATGATGACTAAAAGAACGGCACAAATAGCTCCCAAGGAAATAATAATCATCATTGAGACATCCATAGAGGTCTGGTTAACATATGTGGCCTCTGTACtgccagcagcatcaggagtttcAAGAATATGGCATTTTAGTAGTGCTTTAGTAGATCGTGGAGGAGTCCCTTTGTCTTGAACCAAAACTAATAGGTCCCATTCTTGGATTGGGAAAGTCTCCATACTCATATTAGTGTAAATTTCGCAAGATTTGGCATCAATAAGAAAAACATCAAATTCATTCCCTGCAATGATGGAACAAGTGAGTTCAGAGTTCAAACCAGAGTCTCTGTCCATTGCTTTTATTTTGGTAATTAAGAAGCCACTATCAGCATCCCTGGGGACGGAAATCTTTGCAGTGTTATTGTGAAGAGCAGGGGCCACAATGACTGGGGAGTTATCATTTTCATCTAGAACTGTGAGAACCATTGTAGCATTGGTGACCAACTGTGGAACTCCACTGTCTCTAGCCTGGACGGTGAAGACAATCTGATTGATTTCTTCATGGTCAAACGCCCTTAACGCATATATTGCGCCATTGGAGGGGTCAATAGTAACATAGGTTGTAATAGAGCTACCTTGAATAAAGCTTTCAGGAATAATATATGTCACTTGACCATTTTCAGCTTGATCTGGATCAGTTGCCCTGACAGAGGTAACATGTGCGCCAGGTAAATTGTTTTCCACCATAACAATCTCATATCTGCTGGTCTGGAACCTTGGTGGGTtgtcattctcatcacttatctgCACTGCAAAGTGCTTGACTGTGGAGAGACTTGGCAGCCCCCTGTCCTCGGCTACGACAGTCAAGCTATACTCCGACCTCTTTTCTCTATCAAGTGTGGCGTTGGTCAGTATTAAGTAATTGTTTTCGTATGTTTTCTGCAGCTTGAATTGTCCATGTCCATGAAGCCTACAAACAATTTCTCCATTTAGTCCAGAATCTTTATCTAGTACCCTTACCAAGGCCACAAAGGTATCCAGAGGCGCACTTTCCGAAATGTAAGCAATCTCCTTACCAGACGACATCAGATTGAGATTGATTTCCGGTTTGTTATCATTCACATCAATCACATTTATGATAATCTTGCAGTGACCCGGGATAGAATTGGGTCCCATATCCTGGGCCTGAACATCAATCTCATAGGACTTGGTTGTCTCATAGTCCACTTGCTTTATTAAAGTCAGCTggcccttctcaggatccattctGAAAGTTTCAGCGATTTTGGGGGAAACATTGCTGTTAAAAGAGTACACCACCTTTCCATTGGCTCCTTCATCGGGGTCTGTGGCATTGAGGTCTATAAGTAAAGTCCCCACTGGGGCATTTTCAGGTAGCTTGATGACATAAGACTTCTTGTCAAAAGCTGGGCTGTTGTCATTGGAGTCAGAGATGGTAATCTTGAGGATTGCTGAGCCATATCTCTGGGGGACCCCCATATCTGAGGCAGTAAGCTGGAGCTCATAGCCAGACTGGTGTTCCCTGTCAAGCTCCCTGACCACAATAAGTTCTGCATATTTGGCACCATCAGTCCTGGTCTTCACCTCGATCTTAAAATATTCATTCTCTGACAGGGAATAGGTGTGAAGGGAATTTTCTCCAACATCAGGGTCAAAGGCGCTGTCTAGGGGGATCCTGGTGCCCACAGCAGCACTCTCGGAGATCTCGATGGGGATGAGGGCTCTGGAGAAGTGGGGCGCATTGTCATTGATATCCAGCACCTCCACCTCCACATGGAAGAGCTGCAGATGCTGTGTGGGCAAGGTGATCACATCAAACTCGATGGAGCAGTTTAAGTTCTTCTGACATAGCTGCTCCCGGTCGATCTTGGCCCCGATACTAATCTCCCCATTATCCTCCTTGACTAGGAGAAGAGGAGTCTTCCCCTGCTGCATCGCCTTAAAACGCACCGACGAAGGGTTGGGCAACTTGGACAAGATATCGGCCACATCCTCCGCCAGCCTGGCGACCACCGAGCCCACCATCTGCTCCTCGTAGATGCTGTACTTGAGGTTCTTGCCCAGGATGGCACAGGGCTCCATGAGGAGGACCACAGACACCGCACAGAAGAACACCCCGTTCATGTTCCTACCGACCCGCTGTCTCCTCCGGTCCCGGCAGCTGCGATCCATCCCCGGCAAGCGATTAAGAGGAGGCGAGTTGTGTAGCCTGGAGCCCCTAGGCGCGGAGAGACGGCTGCGGTACAGGCTCACAGACGCTGCGGTGTGCACAAAGTTTGGACATACAGCCGGCGGTGCGGGGATGTGCTCCGCATCACATCAGGATGGCTGCACGTCCAGCATTGGAGCTGCGTCTTCTCCCCCTCAGCTCTGCGGCAGCAGCAGACTACACACCCGGGACCGCCGACTCCAGACTACAATCTGCCCAACTTCCCTCAACTCACACAAAGCTGCTGCTCTGCATGTGCGCGGCCCCAGCCAATCAGCGCGCGGGCACAGTGTCCGGGCTCCTCCCCCTGCATCCACTCACCCTACAAAGGGGGGCGTTCGGGGAAACTTTCCAGGCAGCACGGCCGACCTGTGACGGGGGAGGACCACTGCGGGGGCTCTGTGCTGGACTTACTGTACCGCCCACCTACCTACAGCCACCCATAGACCTACCTCTGTATATGGCCACCCATCTGTCTCCATAgagttattatctatctatctatctatctatctatctatctatctattatctatatctatctatctattgaccCACCTCTATTTATccatccatatctatctatctatctatccagtgtCCTATTATtctttctattatctatcatctatccattTCTAGCTAGccattcatatctatctatctatctatctatctatctatctatctatctatctatctatctatctatctattatctatctatctatctattatctatctatctatctatctatctatctatctatatatttatctaatatctatctattatctatctatctatcgatccacCTCTAGCCATCCatctctatttatctatctatcatctatccatatctatatgtctatctttctatcaatgttctatctttctttctacctatctatttatctatcagctcttatctatctatctatctatctatctatctatctatctatctatctattatctatctatatatccttctatctatctatctatctatctatctatctatctatatatcttctatctattGATCCACCTCTAGCTAGCCATCCATCTCTAACATccatccatatctatctatctttctttctatcaatgtcatatctttctatctatccatctatgtcCTATTAttctttctattatctatctatctatctatatattatctatctatctatctatctatctatctatcatctatctatctatctatctatcttctatctattgaTCCACCTCTAGCTAGCCATCCATCACTATTTATccatccatatctatctatctatctatccatctatctatctatctatctatctatctatctatccatccatcaatTCATCTATCATATAAATAGATTATTTCCATACCATCTGTTATTGGACTGTTGAGGTCCTCAGGGTGTGACCACTAGTGCAGAAGGTTGGGGCAGAGGTCTCCACCATTGCAGAAGAACCTTGTGTGCTGAACTTCTACCACCGTTGTAGTTTTCCTAATTACCAAACCAGTAGTGATAAAACCGCTCCTGAGACCGCAGCTATCCAAATGTTGTTTTGCTCCGTAGTGGCGCGGTTCTCTGCAGCACCAATCTACAAGGCCCTTACCTGTCCTCAGCAGATACCTGTACCTTAGATACTTCTCATGTCCTATCATATGTATCTCCCCATACAGTAGACCTGgattctgctacatctgtacacatGGGATACGTGTCATACTGAGGTatctcagcctgctgacaactgTCTGAACCTATATGTAAGCTACCTAACGCTGCCTCTGGCTTTCATTTGCTGTAGTCTGACAGTTGCAGCCAGGTTTGATGTATGGTGCCATCTCTCAGATGAGGACAGTGACATCATCTATAAATTCTCTTTGGTAGAGATGATTATTGTTCATATGTTTGGCACCTCCCTCACTAAAACTAATTACGATGTGCCacactttagaaaatgaaaggcttGTGGATTGACCTTCACATTGTTCCTGTGGAGAAAAACTCCCTCACTCAGTGATACCAGGTTGTGGAGCAAATAGTGAGAGGTGAGGAAACAGCTAAACCGGACCTCAGAGTAACATCTCTAAAATGGCTGATCTGGGGATTAcagtagataaaaaaaatatgactcccTGCAACTTTCACGAAGTGGAAAATGATTGGCAAAGTGGGTCAACCATACGTATACacattaagggctcgttcacacgaacgtgtgaagcctgtgcccgtgctgtggaccgcaaattgcggtccgcaatgcacgggcaccgtccgcgGGGCAGACGCATTGGGAtcgcaggcccattcacttgaatgggtccgagatccttccgttccgcaaaaagatagagcaagttctatctttttgcggtgggaAAGCACGGAaaagaaccccagaaagcactccgtagtgcttctgtagtgttccgttccgcatctccggatttgcggacccattgaagtgaatgggtccacatccgtgatgcggaatgtctacggaacggtgcccgtgtattgagaatccgcaaatgcggcaacgggcatcacacattcgtgtgaacgagccctaacattgtataaacaataagaaaaatagGTTTTCCAGCTAACCCGCAAACGAATGAAGATCCGAAACTCCCCTGGCTAATTACAGGAAGTACGGACCAATTCCCGGACCTTGGGTTGAGAAGGACTCCAAAAGAAAAACTTGCATGATCCAGCGCCTTAATGGTAAAATATAACTCTTAATTCAATATGTTAAAATCTCCATGTCGTCCTCCGGCAATGCGTTTTGTGCACAATGCACTTTCTCAAGCtttgttaaagcacattttgtgccAAATGTGTTGCCGGAGGACACTATAGAGATTTGAATAAATCGAATTTTGAAAAGTTATGGATCATACAAGGTTTTCTTTTGATACTGTACACATATAGATTTGGGTCAAGCACTGCCTAGATTTCCCCACGTTTTTGTCTGAAGTCTTCCAATGGGCAAGCGCTGGTGTTTACTTTTCAAGCAATTGGCTAAAATGGCCAAAATTGTCCATTTCACCTGACTtttatctcatgtgtatggctaccctaaaggggttcttcaggaatAATAAACTagttctctgcttgctccctgaCTCTGAGGCTACTCAATGGCTCCCGTTCCTCCATCTTCTGGGCCCCGGCTTTGCATCGGTATTTGTAGGCCAAAACTAGGAGTGGGTCCAAAGCATAGAAGTGCAAATCGTTCCATTAGAGTTTTTCTGTGTAGGtaccactcctggttttgactttcaCATGAGGAAATCCAGACTGTGCAAAAGTGGCCTGAGGCATATGGCTCCTCACTTCTCAAAGGTGCAGCATGAGAGTTTCCCCCAAACTTGTGAGCAGAGCAATTTCAAGTATGACTAGTAAATTTGAACTAAAAAGGGAATTTCCATGGAGGCCAACATGGCACATGTGTGAGACGGAGCTCCAGGGGATAGGACTGAATTCTACAGCGCTAGAATTCCAGGATGCTTATTTTAGGATGGGGTCCCATTGAGGGAAACTGACTTACAGTGAATGATGGTGAGACGTATACATGACAAAAAGCATGCTGAAACTACGATGAAAACTCACAGACACTGTATACATTTGACAGACCCATCGGCCAAAGAGAGCGCGTAGttggtatatacagtgtaaatGTATATTCATATGTCTACAGTCTAAAAAATAAAACGTCACCATAGCATATGAGTTTCATGAACCGCATGAAATAGCATAGCCAAATACACTTTTTATTACCCTAAGAAATGATAAACCTGACAAGTTTTTTATACAAAAGGCACCCTTTTAACATTCCTATAGGCATTAGAGATCGGTATGCTACAGTATATGTCTAGGGGGGAGACTGACAGTGTAACTCAGTCTAAAAGAAAAAGTGTCTCTGCAGCCAATCATAGAGCAGCTTTCATTTTGTATTCTGttgttgaaaaatgaaagctgcactgtgattggttgctaaagCTTTTGTTTTCCTATGACAGTACTAGTAATAAGTACACCAGAGTAAGATGCTCCAAGGGGCACATGCCTAATAATAAATTTGCCACATCTTCTGGTGCCATATACTGAAGAAGGCCCACACCTTCGACTAAGCCCACCccttttctcaaaaaaaaagtgGCAGGAAACTAAAACAGTTGCAAATCATGGCACACATATGGAGTGTACCATAATCTGCAAATTTTCAATGCTACTATTATGATGTAAAAGTAAACACTGATAAATCTTCTGCATAAAGCCTAGGGGAAAATTTGGCTTCATGCCCTGGCTTTTGTATAAAATCCACTGGTGTAAGATGCGCCAAAAGAGCACccgatggaagtcaatgggagaaccccaggcaccccctgctctgaaaaggggagtccctgctctgactccatatatagctagatccatatatggagtcagtgcttggggacaccccagtgtatttaaatctaatttagcctctatttctgaaaagttttggcCGGGATTTAAACTCACGACTTTCTGCATTAGAgggaaggcacttaaccactcagctataatagctgcatagccagttacttaaaaaaaaaaaaaaatatatatatatatatatatatatatatatatatatttatttatttatttatttattaatttttaatttttttaagtgacTTGCTAGTGtactggttaaagttctgggctgtgatgcaggAGCCATGAGTTCAAATcttgtcacaaactttttcagaaagagaggctaaacttaattttaacatatatatatatatatatatatatatatatatatatatatatatatatatatataaaagaaaaagtccagtgggagAACCAACCAGAATGTGGGTGCACGGTCCAGTGCAGGGTAGcggcaatccccaatggtataggaaacgaagaagtaggactgcactccaaaatagtgataaaatcagcagcagtttattgcataatatgggtgaataaactactgctgattttatcactattttggagtgcagtcctacttcttcgtttcctatatatatatatatatatatatatatatatatatatatatatattgaaattAACAAGAGGTCTAGCAGGCACTCTCTATATGGAATAATACTGAGGAACTAGAGTATATGTTAGAAATATTCAAATTTGCTGTGGATAAAACATAAATTGATGATAGACAAtattaaaaatgcataaaaatggttTAGCATATAGATAAAAGCTGTGCTAAATCGTGCCGATTGGGCGCCCAatgtatggaaaaataaaaaataaaaaaagatataggAGATGTCTCCCAAAGACTCACTGATGAAGGGACCGTGCATTGTCCCAAAACGCGTATGAGGACATGGAGGACACTCAAAGTTCTTTATTTCAAGTCATATGACCTATATACAAAGATTGAACTATCACGCATTCATTCCCAGGAGCGCTCCTTACAAGCGACCCGATTTGGACAGCAGCCCGGCGAGTTCGAGTCCGATCACGTGACCCCTGATTCAAACCACGTCATACTGACCAAGTGACGCGAGACACCAGGtatccacgtgggacgccaagagACAGAGATCACAGCTACCTCAGAGACGGTCTGCTTGATTCAGTCCATACCGGTAGGGTAAGTGTACTCCAGGCTAgtgacagtgcgggacgccgcaccgAGGCCTTGGAGCTCCGTTTTCCCTCCATAAATATACCTGTATATATTGATGACAAGCTACACTACAAACAAGACACAAGTTTGAgatacagtacaaaccaaaagtatggacacaccttctcattcaaagagttttctttattttcatgactatgaaaattgtagattcacactgaaggcatcaaaactatgaattaacacatgtggaattatatacataacaaacaagtgtgaaacaactgaaaatatgtcatattctaggttcttcaaagtagccaccttttgctttgattactgctttgcacactcttggcattctcttgatgagcttcaagaggtagtcccctaaaatggttttcacttcacaggtgtgccctgtcaggtttaataagtgggatttcttgccttataaatggggttgggaccatcagttgcgttgaggagaagtcaggtggatacacagctgatagtcctactgaatagactgttagaatttgtattatggcaagaaaaaagcagccaagtcaagaaaaacgagtggccatcattactttaagaaatgaaggtcagtcagtcagccgaaaaattgggaaaactttgaaagtaagggctatttgaccatgaaggagagtgatggggtgctgcgccagatgacctggcctccacagtcaccggacctaaacccaatcgagatggtttgggtgagctggaccacagagtgaaggcaaaagggccaacaagtgctaagcatctctgggaactccttcaagactgttggaagaccattttaggggactacctcttgaagctcatcaagagaatgccaagagtgtgcaaagcagtaatcaaagcaaaaggtggctactttgaagaacctagaatatgacatattttcagttgtttcacacttgtttgttaagtatataattccacatgtgttaattcatagctttgatgccttcatagtcatgaaaataaagaaaactccttgaatgagaaggtgtgtccaaacttttggtctgtactgtacatgtctcACGGCTTGGAAACAATGCTACAATATTGAAGCTTTTGAGACACTGTAAAAGAATCATTACAATATCTCTCTTTA from the Bufo bufo chromosome 2, aBufBuf1.1, whole genome shotgun sequence genome contains:
- the PCDH18 gene encoding protocadherin-18; its protein translation is MDRSCRDRRRQRVGRNMNGVFFCAVSVVLLMEPCAILGKNLKYSIYEEQMVGSVVARLAEDVADILSKLPNPSSVRFKAMQQGKTPLLLVKEDNGEISIGAKIDREQLCQKNLNCSIEFDVITLPTQHLQLFHVEVEVLDINDNAPHFSRALIPIEISESAAVGTRIPLDSAFDPDVGENSLHTYSLSENEYFKIEVKTRTDGAKYAELIVVRELDREHQSGYELQLTASDMGVPQRYGSAILKITISDSNDNSPAFDKKSYVIKLPENAPVGTLLIDLNATDPDEGANGKVVYSFNSNVSPKIAETFRMDPEKGQLTLIKQVDYETTKSYEIDVQAQDMGPNSIPGHCKIIINVIDVNDNKPEINLNLMSSGKEIAYISESAPLDTFVALVRVLDKDSGLNGEIVCRLHGHGQFKLQKTYENNYLILTNATLDREKRSEYSLTVVAEDRGLPSLSTVKHFAVQISDENDNPPRFQTSRYEIVMVENNLPGAHVTSVRATDPDQAENGQVTYIIPESFIQGSSITTYVTIDPSNGAIYALRAFDHEEINQIVFTVQARDSGVPQLVTNATMVLTVLDENDNSPVIVAPALHNNTAKISVPRDADSGFLITKIKAMDRDSGLNSELTCSIIAGNEFDVFLIDAKSCEIYTNMSMETFPIQEWDLLVLVQDKGTPPRSTKALLKCHILETPDAAGSTEATYVNQTSMDVSMMIIISLGAICAVLLVIMVIFATRCNRDKKDNRSYNCRVAESTYQHHPKRPSRQIHKGDITLVPTMNGTLPIRSHHRSSPSPSPTLERGQMSSRQSHHSRQSLNSLMTISSNHVPDTFSLELTHATPAVEVSQLLSMLHQGQYQPRPSFRGNKYSRSYRYALQDMDKFSLKDSGRGDSEAGDSDYDLGRDSPIDRLLGEGFSELFLTDGHRMPPVMRYCTDECRVLGHSDQCWMPPLPSPSADYRNNMFIPGEEVQPLQQTQPQNQQQTQQGPLLEDDVLPTDQNEKKKSFSTFGKESQHEEEACTSSLLTEMSSVFQRLLPPSMDNYTESTEVERSNSLERRKGQVPTKTVSYPQGVAAWAANTHFQNPTNVGGPSLGNHSSAQPSSKWLPAMEEIPENYEEDDFDNVLNHLNDGKHELMDASELVAEINKLLQDVRQN